The proteins below come from a single Eubacterium limosum genomic window:
- a CDS encoding glycoside hydrolase family 3 C-terminal domain-containing protein, with protein sequence MDSSLITKLRRKLNLEQMTSLCSGENNWETKSYEELGIPKVVMSDGPHGLRVEAEKEEGKIGVGDSLPATCFPPATLAACSFDESLIREMASAIAREAHAAGVDLILGPGLNIKRSPLCGRNFEYYSEDPYLSGHLAKAFVEGARREHTGATLKHFLGNNQETHRMTVNALIDERALREIYLKGFEIAVKEAGPMAVMCSYNSINGEFLSQNKHFLTEILRNEWGFQGIVMTDWGAVYDRVKGVKAGLDLEMPGSGGVNDKKIFDAIKEGKLKKTRLNEMAERLIAFALEAEKNRQAAGTPEPVDINEQHLLARRIAAESMVLLKNEDSLLPLDKEKLKTIAVIGKMAFDPRYQGSGSSKINPYRIEAPYDAIAAEMADRVKLLTAQGYSDSSDEKHRRIVKEAAETAGKADVAVVCAGLPDKLESEGYDRTSLKLPENQLEMIQRVCEEQPNTIVVLFNGGVVDLEFEDQPKAVLEAWLGGQAVGAAVSDILFGCVNPSGRLAETIPMRLEDTPAYINFPGTEDSVNYGESIFVGYRYYDYVNRSVRYPFGFGLSYTTFEYSDMKASAADDGTVIASCRVKNTGERAGKEVVQLYTGKLDGKVQRPVRELKGFTKIDLKPGEEKVVVFELSKDDFTYFNPTRNAWIQEEGLYLISIGASSRDIRLEAEVALPAPPLPKLTRYSYMDDFMANPRGWQVIEVIMSQFQSVTGKTIDTGDAFFMTMLHGTPVSKIVTFTNGLLSDKSVDRILEFVNGEDDSETFDIRCLFEGKEEKKNWFQSMLEGIFGKKEDNAFYTVDCSVRDLMANPETRAVLEKYCPDEYLNGEIMDMIISMGVTMRKVQKLIPDEYYPYSLLRTIDEELRLISKDNKEEM encoded by the coding sequence ATGGATTCTTCTTTAATTACCAAATTGAGAAGAAAACTGAATCTGGAGCAGATGACATCACTCTGTTCTGGTGAAAATAACTGGGAGACCAAGTCCTATGAGGAGCTTGGAATTCCGAAAGTGGTGATGTCAGACGGCCCTCACGGCCTGCGGGTTGAGGCTGAAAAGGAAGAGGGAAAAATTGGTGTGGGTGACAGTCTGCCTGCAACCTGCTTTCCTCCGGCTACCCTTGCGGCCTGCAGTTTTGACGAATCGCTGATCCGGGAGATGGCCTCTGCTATTGCCAGGGAAGCCCACGCGGCAGGCGTTGACCTGATTTTGGGTCCTGGGCTGAACATTAAACGTTCGCCCCTGTGCGGCCGGAATTTTGAATATTATTCAGAGGACCCGTACCTGTCCGGCCATCTGGCCAAGGCTTTTGTTGAGGGCGCCAGGAGAGAGCACACCGGCGCGACCTTAAAGCATTTTCTGGGGAATAACCAGGAAACACACCGGATGACCGTCAATGCACTTATTGATGAACGGGCCTTGCGCGAAATCTATCTAAAGGGCTTTGAGATTGCGGTTAAGGAAGCGGGGCCAATGGCGGTTATGTGCTCCTACAACAGTATAAACGGTGAATTTTTATCCCAAAACAAGCATTTTCTGACAGAAATTTTGAGAAATGAGTGGGGCTTCCAGGGGATTGTAATGACCGACTGGGGGGCTGTTTATGACCGAGTAAAGGGTGTGAAGGCAGGACTTGACCTTGAAATGCCAGGAAGCGGCGGCGTCAATGATAAAAAAATATTTGACGCCATCAAGGAAGGAAAACTTAAAAAGACAAGGCTGAATGAAATGGCAGAGCGGCTCATTGCCTTTGCCCTTGAGGCAGAGAAAAACCGACAGGCAGCCGGCACACCGGAGCCTGTGGATATTAATGAGCAGCACCTGCTGGCGCGCCGTATTGCGGCTGAGAGCATGGTTCTGCTCAAAAATGAAGATAGTCTGCTGCCCCTGGATAAGGAAAAGTTAAAAACCATTGCCGTTATCGGAAAAATGGCCTTTGACCCCAGGTATCAAGGCTCAGGAAGCTCGAAGATCAATCCTTACCGGATTGAGGCGCCCTATGACGCCATTGCGGCTGAGATGGCGGACAGGGTGAAGCTGCTGACGGCCCAGGGCTATTCAGACAGCTCTGATGAAAAGCACAGGAGAATCGTAAAAGAAGCAGCGGAAACGGCCGGAAAGGCCGATGTGGCAGTGGTGTGTGCCGGTTTGCCAGATAAGCTGGAATCCGAGGGATATGACCGCACCTCCCTTAAGTTGCCCGAAAACCAGCTGGAAATGATCCAGCGTGTCTGTGAGGAACAGCCCAACACCATCGTTGTATTATTCAACGGCGGCGTGGTAGACCTGGAATTTGAAGATCAGCCAAAGGCCGTTCTGGAAGCCTGGCTGGGCGGCCAGGCCGTAGGCGCTGCAGTTTCGGATATCCTTTTTGGCTGTGTCAATCCATCAGGGCGGCTGGCAGAGACTATTCCCATGCGTCTGGAGGATACGCCCGCCTACATCAACTTTCCAGGAACAGAGGACAGTGTCAATTATGGTGAAAGTATTTTTGTAGGATACCGCTATTATGACTATGTGAACCGGTCTGTGCGCTATCCTTTTGGCTTTGGACTCAGCTATACCACCTTTGAGTACAGTGATATGAAGGCCTCAGCGGCGGATGACGGCACAGTGATCGCCAGCTGCCGTGTTAAAAACACCGGAGAGCGCGCGGGAAAAGAAGTAGTTCAGCTGTATACTGGAAAGCTGGACGGAAAGGTCCAGCGTCCGGTTCGGGAGCTGAAGGGTTTTACTAAAATTGATCTGAAGCCCGGAGAGGAAAAGGTGGTTGTCTTTGAGCTCTCCAAAGATGATTTCACTTATTTTAATCCGACCAGAAACGCCTGGATTCAGGAGGAAGGACTATACTTGATCTCCATTGGCGCATCGAGCCGGGACATTCGTCTTGAAGCAGAGGTTGCGCTGCCGGCGCCTCCCCTTCCAAAGCTCACACGTTATTCCTATATGGATGACTTCATGGCAAATCCGAGGGGATGGCAGGTGATCGAGGTGATCATGTCGCAGTTTCAGAGTGTGACAGGGAAAACCATTGATACAGGGGACGCTTTTTTCATGACGATGCTGCACGGTACGCCGGTTTCCAAAATTGTGACCTTTACCAATGGGCTGTTGAGTGATAAAAGTGTGGATCGGATTCTGGAATTTGTCAACGGTGAGGACGACAGCGAGACCTTTGACATCCGCTGCCTTTTTGAGGGTAAGGAGGAAAAAAAGAACTGGTTCCAATCCATGCTGGAGGGCATTTTTGGTAAAAAAGAGGACAATGCTTTTTACACAGTAGACTGCTCGGTTCGTGACCTGATGGCGAATCCTGAAACAAGGGCTGTGCTGGAGAAATACTGTCCGGATGAGTACCTGAATGGCGAAATCATGGATATGATCATCAGTATGGGGGTCACCATGCGTAAGGTGCAGAAGCTGATCCCTGATGAGTACTACCCCTACAGTCTGCTTAGAACCATTGACGAAGAGCTGAGGCTGATTTCAAAAGATAACAAAGAAGAAATGTAA
- a CDS encoding MerR family transcriptional regulator, whose product MTISEVAKKYNLSADTIRYYERIGLIPRVNRNASGIRDFTENDCGWVEFIKCMRGAGLPIEALIDYVALFQQGDITVEARKTILVEQRDVLVERMKEMQSTLERLNQKIEHYEEGIHAAEKRLQKREA is encoded by the coding sequence ATGACCATTTCGGAAGTGGCAAAAAAATATAATCTTTCCGCGGATACGATCCGTTATTATGAACGGATCGGGCTGATACCCAGAGTAAACCGAAACGCCAGCGGGATTCGTGATTTTACAGAAAATGACTGCGGCTGGGTCGAGTTTATCAAATGCATGCGTGGGGCAGGGCTGCCCATTGAGGCCTTGATCGACTATGTTGCTCTTTTTCAGCAGGGGGACATAACTGTCGAAGCCCGCAAGACCATTCTGGTTGAGCAGCGTGATGTGCTGGTTGAGCGCATGAAAGAAATGCAGAGTACGCTGGAGCGTCTGAACCAGAAGATCGAGCATTATGAGGAAGGAATCCATGCCGCTGAAAAGCGCCTTCAAAAAAGAGAGGCCTAA
- the tsaB gene encoding tRNA (adenosine(37)-N6)-threonylcarbamoyltransferase complex dimerization subunit type 1 TsaB, protein MKVLTVDTATIVATAAVVDENKLICETIVNFQKKHSEKLMPAIDHMLKDAGLTIQDMDAFGIVNGPGSFTGLRIGMATVKGFAQALDKPVIPISTLEALAYNLPYADGVVCPILDAQRSQVYTGLFRFNEEEGMVAELEDSVMDIEALIGILQNYADGPIYLLGDGVPRFYETMVEALPGIIKVKQHLSMNRASSAGTLAVERALKKQWQDYKSVEPVYIRPSYAEEQKK, encoded by the coding sequence ATGAAAGTTTTGACAGTTGATACGGCCACGATCGTCGCAACCGCAGCGGTAGTGGATGAAAATAAATTGATTTGCGAGACCATCGTCAATTTTCAGAAAAAGCATTCTGAAAAGCTGATGCCCGCCATCGACCATATGTTGAAGGACGCAGGTCTGACCATTCAGGATATGGACGCTTTTGGCATTGTTAACGGGCCAGGCTCCTTTACAGGGCTACGCATTGGCATGGCGACGGTCAAGGGGTTTGCCCAGGCCCTTGATAAGCCGGTGATCCCGATTTCTACGCTGGAAGCACTGGCCTATAACCTGCCCTATGCAGACGGTGTTGTCTGTCCGATCCTTGACGCCCAGCGGTCACAGGTTTATACGGGTCTGTTCCGCTTTAACGAGGAGGAGGGCATGGTGGCCGAGCTTGAGGATTCCGTCATGGACATCGAGGCTCTTATCGGAATTTTGCAAAATTATGCCGATGGCCCGATTTATCTTCTGGGAGACGGCGTTCCGCGTTTTTATGAAACGATGGTCGAGGCCCTGCCGGGAATCATTAAGGTGAAGCAGCATTTATCCATGAACCGGGCTTCATCGGCGGGAACTCTGGCGGTTGAGCGCGCACTTAAAAAGCAGTGGCAGGATTACAAAAGCGTCGAGCCGGTTTACATTCGTCCTTCCTATGCCGAAGAGCAGAAAAAATAG
- the rimI gene encoding ribosomal protein S18-alanine N-acetyltransferase translates to MTVKIREMQEQDAPRLYEIGQACGLGSWSLESYINEYNNPIAKYLVVEAEDQVVGFAGIWCVVDEAQVMNVGILGKYRQNGLGTLLMEALVNTARVQGCSCMTLEVKETNMAAICLYKKMGFSATSIRENYYPDHVNGLMMRRGDLG, encoded by the coding sequence ATGACCGTAAAAATACGCGAGATGCAGGAGCAGGACGCTCCCCGCTTATATGAAATTGGACAGGCCTGCGGCTTAGGTTCATGGTCGCTCGAGTCCTATATCAATGAATACAATAATCCCATTGCCAAATATCTGGTGGTGGAGGCAGAGGACCAGGTGGTCGGCTTTGCGGGCATCTGGTGCGTGGTGGATGAGGCACAGGTTATGAATGTTGGTATTCTTGGAAAATACCGGCAAAACGGTCTGGGCACCTTGCTCATGGAGGCTTTGGTCAATACTGCCAGAGTCCAGGGATGCAGTTGTATGACCTTGGAGGTCAAGGAAACCAATATGGCTGCGATCTGCCTTTACAAAAAAATGGGTTTCTCAGCCACCAGTATTCGTGAGAACTATTACCCGGACCACGTGAACGGCCTTATGATGAGGAGGGGTGATCTTGGATAA
- a CDS encoding TIGR01906 family membrane protein produces the protein MDKKSLVTAIIVGIVFPVFVLITSIECAVFNRGFFLDQLDKNNVSQTTGIASKELPAVTDQIFAFLKGEREDFNIYAEKENDLYVPLFNQEELIHMEDVRGLLKAAVIVQAVCGVLLLAGLALLFFWNRAAMAKAVFGGSVFGLVLLLASGLAAVFDFTAVFQAAHRLIFTNDYWYLDPNESVLINIVPEPYFIALGLRIVVIAAVVYLIFAVGGGFFSRRLAQRKFMKNSKRKF, from the coding sequence TTGGATAAAAAATCTTTAGTGACAGCGATTATCGTAGGGATCGTATTCCCTGTTTTTGTGCTTATAACCTCGATAGAGTGTGCGGTGTTTAACCGCGGTTTTTTTCTGGATCAGCTGGATAAAAATAATGTGTCCCAGACAACCGGTATTGCGTCTAAGGAGCTGCCAGCTGTGACAGACCAGATTTTTGCTTTCCTGAAAGGAGAGCGTGAGGATTTTAATATTTATGCCGAGAAGGAAAATGATCTGTATGTGCCGCTTTTCAATCAGGAAGAGCTGATTCATATGGAGGATGTGCGCGGCCTTTTAAAGGCAGCGGTGATCGTTCAGGCAGTGTGCGGTGTTCTGCTTCTGGCAGGACTCGCTCTGCTTTTTTTCTGGAACCGGGCGGCGATGGCCAAAGCAGTGTTTGGCGGCTCTGTTTTCGGTCTGGTACTGCTTCTGGCGTCCGGACTGGCAGCTGTTTTTGATTTTACGGCTGTTTTTCAGGCGGCGCACAGACTGATTTTTACCAATGACTACTGGTATCTGGACCCGAATGAAAGTGTCTTGATCAACATTGTACCTGAGCCTTATTTTATTGCTCTGGGGTTAAGAATCGTTGTTATCGCAGCGGTGGTTTACCTGATCTTCGCTGTGGGCGGCGGCTTTTTCAGCCGGCGTCTTGCCCAGAGAAAGTTTATGAAAAATTCAAAAAGAAAATTTTAG
- the tsaD gene encoding tRNA (adenosine(37)-N6)-threonylcarbamoyltransferase complex transferase subunit TsaD: MKILSIETSCDETSVAVVEDGRKVLTNRIYSQIDIHKKYGGVVPEIASRNHVMKLPYIIEEALEESGLGFSDLDAIAVTNGPGLVGALLIGVSEAKALAYSLGLPLIGVNHIEGHIAANFIQYPDLVPPFLTLVVSGGHSHLVMVRDYQTFEIIGKTRDDAAGEAYDKISRVLGLGYPGGPAIDSAAKKGDPHAVEFPRVFLEKGSYDFSFSGLKSAVLNYLNSKKMKEEPIVVEDVAASFQLAVIEVLVEKAIHCALEQKVDKICMAGGVSANSLLREMMREKAKENGLELYYPAPILCTDNAAMIGSMAYYNYISDVKSDLYLNAVPGLKIGTR, encoded by the coding sequence ATGAAAATATTAAGTATTGAGACATCCTGTGATGAAACCTCGGTGGCAGTGGTCGAGGACGGAAGAAAAGTTCTGACCAACCGGATTTACTCACAGATTGATATTCATAAAAAATATGGCGGTGTGGTGCCTGAGATTGCATCCAGAAATCATGTGATGAAACTGCCGTATATTATCGAGGAGGCTCTTGAGGAAAGTGGACTCGGTTTTTCAGACCTTGACGCCATCGCGGTTACAAACGGCCCAGGACTGGTGGGCGCGCTGCTGATCGGCGTTTCCGAGGCTAAAGCCTTAGCCTACAGCTTGGGGCTGCCTTTAATTGGCGTCAATCACATTGAAGGGCATATCGCTGCGAATTTTATCCAGTACCCCGATTTGGTGCCGCCCTTTTTAACCCTGGTGGTGTCCGGCGGCCATAGCCATCTGGTGATGGTACGCGATTACCAGACCTTTGAAATCATCGGAAAAACAAGGGATGACGCAGCCGGAGAAGCCTACGATAAGATTTCAAGGGTTTTGGGGCTGGGATACCCCGGAGGCCCTGCCATCGACAGCGCGGCAAAGAAAGGAGATCCCCATGCGGTTGAATTCCCAAGGGTATTTTTGGAAAAGGGCAGCTATGATTTCAGCTTCAGTGGTTTGAAATCTGCGGTGCTGAATTACCTGAACAGTAAAAAGATGAAGGAAGAACCCATTGTCGTGGAAGATGTAGCAGCCTCTTTTCAGCTGGCCGTCATTGAGGTGCTGGTTGAAAAAGCCATTCATTGCGCGCTGGAGCAAAAGGTGGATAAAATATGTATGGCCGGCGGTGTTTCAGCCAACAGTCTGCTGCGGGAAATGATGCGAGAAAAAGCAAAGGAAAACGGACTCGAGCTTTATTACCCAGCACCCATATTGTGTACAGACAATGCGGCGATGATCGGCTCTATGGCTTATTATAACTATATCAGTGATGTAAAAAGCGATTTGTATTTGAATGCTGTGCCGGGACTGAAAATCGGCACCAGATAA
- a CDS encoding Nramp family divalent metal transporter has product MNRIRQWLQGGPHSEHKGGLEILKYIGPGLLVTVGFIDPGNWASNVAAGAEYGYSLLWMVTLSTIMLIILQHNAAHLGIATGYCMSEAASQYLPKWLSMPVLSTAVLATVATVMAEVMGGAIALEMLFSIPIKIGSVLVTALALFLLLSNSYKKLERWIIGFVSLIGVSFLIEILMVHVDWGAAAVSWVKPSTPPGSMLVIMSVLGAVVMPHNLFLHSEIIQSRQWNTKEESVIKNQLKFEFTDTLVSMIIGWAINSAMILMAAATFYKAGFQVTELSQAADMLKPLVGSGASLLFAFALLLAGISSSVTAGMAGGTIVAGMFKEPYDIHDRHSQLGIIGIFLASLVIIFFITDPFMGLVYSQMLLSIQLPITIFLQIYLTTSRKIMGKFANGKIDFTILLIVGLLVTALNIMLLVSSF; this is encoded by the coding sequence TTGAATCGAATCAGGCAATGGCTTCAGGGCGGTCCTCATAGTGAGCATAAAGGCGGTCTTGAAATTTTAAAATATATTGGCCCGGGATTGCTGGTTACGGTGGGTTTCATTGACCCAGGAAACTGGGCTTCCAATGTGGCGGCCGGCGCGGAGTATGGCTATTCGCTGCTGTGGATGGTAACACTCTCGACCATTATGCTTATTATTTTACAGCACAATGCTGCCCATCTGGGGATTGCGACAGGCTATTGCATGTCGGAGGCGGCCAGCCAGTATCTGCCCAAGTGGCTGAGCATGCCAGTTCTGTCGACCGCGGTTTTGGCCACTGTCGCCACGGTCATGGCAGAGGTGATGGGCGGTGCCATTGCGCTGGAAATGCTTTTTTCGATTCCCATAAAAATTGGCTCGGTTCTGGTAACAGCCCTGGCACTCTTTTTGCTTTTAAGCAACTCCTATAAAAAACTGGAACGCTGGATCATCGGGTTTGTGTCATTGATCGGTGTTTCTTTCTTAATCGAGATACTGATGGTCCATGTCGACTGGGGCGCTGCTGCTGTTTCCTGGGTTAAGCCCTCAACGCCGCCGGGTTCCATGCTGGTCATCATGAGTGTGCTGGGCGCGGTGGTAATGCCACACAACCTTTTCCTTCACTCTGAAATTATCCAGAGCCGCCAGTGGAACACGAAGGAAGAATCCGTCATTAAAAATCAGCTGAAATTTGAGTTTACAGATACGCTGGTTTCCATGATTATCGGATGGGCGATCAACAGCGCCATGATCTTGATGGCGGCAGCCACCTTTTATAAAGCGGGGTTTCAGGTCACAGAGCTCTCGCAGGCTGCGGATATGCTCAAGCCGCTGGTAGGTTCGGGCGCGTCGCTCCTCTTTGCTTTCGCCCTTTTGCTGGCAGGAATCAGCTCATCCGTCACCGCTGGAATGGCGGGTGGTACCATTGTTGCGGGGATGTTCAAGGAGCCCTACGATATTCATGACCGTCACAGTCAGCTGGGGATCATTGGCATCTTTCTGGCATCGCTGGTCATTATCTTCTTTATTACCGACCCTTTTATGGGGCTGGTCTACAGCCAGATGCTTTTGTCCATACAGCTGCCCATCACAATTTTCCTGCAAATTTATCTGACTACCTCCCGGAAAATCATGGGAAAATTTGCCAATGGCAAAATTGACTTTACAATCCTGCTGATTGTCGGACTGCTGGTTACAGCGCTTAATATTATGTTGCTGGTGAGCAGTTTTTAG
- the groES gene encoding co-chaperone GroES — MSLKPLGDKVVIKVKEEEVTTSSGIVLPGSAQEKPQQGTVVAVGSGEIVDGKKVPLDVKEGDEVIYSKYAGSEVKVGEEEFLILKQSDILAIVG, encoded by the coding sequence ATGAGTTTAAAACCATTGGGAGACAAGGTTGTAATCAAAGTTAAAGAAGAAGAAGTAACGACTTCTAGCGGTATTGTGTTACCAGGTTCTGCACAGGAAAAACCACAGCAGGGAACCGTTGTCGCTGTAGGCTCCGGTGAAATCGTTGATGGCAAAAAAGTGCCGCTGGATGTAAAGGAAGGCGATGAAGTTATCTATTCTAAATACGCTGGCTCTGAAGTAAAAGTCGGTGAAGAAGAATTCTTGATTTTGAAACAGTCTGACATCTTAGCAATTGTTGGATAA
- the groL gene encoding chaperonin GroEL (60 kDa chaperone family; promotes refolding of misfolded polypeptides especially under stressful conditions; forms two stacked rings of heptamers to form a barrel-shaped 14mer; ends can be capped by GroES; misfolded proteins enter the barrel where they are refolded when GroES binds) → MAKDIKFSADARESLIAGVDKLADAVKVTLGPKGRNVILAKSYGAPTITNDGVTIAKEIELEDAFENMGAQLVKEVATKTNDVAGDGTTTATLLAQAIVREGNRNVVAGANPMVLKKGIEKAVEVVVDELKANSKPVETREAKAQVASISAADTEIGDLIAEAMTKVGDDGVITVEEGKGMGTELEFTEGMQFDRGYLSGYMVTDTEKMVAELDNPYILITDKKITNIQELLPVLEQIVQQGAKLLIIAEDVEGEALTTLVLNKLRGTFNCVAVKAPGFGDRRKAMLQDIAALTGGQVISEEVGLELKNADMSMLGRARQVKVDKDNTIVVDGQGDRAVVEERVAQIKAQIPETTSDYDKEKLQERLAKLAGGVAVIQVGAATEVELKERKYRIEDALNATRAGVEEGMVPGGGSAFIETLDKVDALIETLEGDEKIGATIIRRAIEEPVRQIAENAGLEGSVIVNELRNKDAGVGFNAATGEFVNMIEAGIIDPTKVTRTAIQNAASICAMFLTTEVAVADLPEEAAPAMPPMGGGGMPMM, encoded by the coding sequence ATGGCAAAAGATATTAAATTCAGTGCAGACGCCAGAGAATCACTGATTGCTGGCGTAGATAAATTGGCAGACGCTGTCAAAGTAACCTTAGGACCAAAAGGAAGAAACGTTATCTTAGCAAAGAGCTACGGTGCTCCAACCATTACAAACGATGGTGTTACCATTGCTAAAGAAATTGAACTGGAAGACGCTTTTGAAAACATGGGCGCTCAGCTGGTTAAAGAAGTTGCTACCAAAACAAACGATGTAGCTGGTGATGGTACTACTACCGCTACCTTATTAGCTCAGGCTATCGTAAGAGAAGGTAACAGAAACGTTGTAGCTGGCGCGAATCCGATGGTTCTGAAAAAAGGGATCGAAAAGGCTGTGGAAGTTGTTGTTGATGAACTGAAAGCCAACAGCAAACCAGTAGAAACCAGAGAAGCAAAAGCTCAGGTTGCCTCTATTTCTGCCGCTGATACCGAAATCGGTGATTTAATTGCAGAAGCCATGACTAAAGTCGGTGACGATGGTGTTATCACGGTTGAAGAAGGCAAGGGCATGGGTACTGAACTGGAATTTACAGAAGGTATGCAGTTTGACAGAGGATACTTATCTGGTTACATGGTAACCGATACTGAAAAAATGGTTGCAGAATTAGACAACCCGTATATCTTAATTACAGACAAGAAAATCACAAATATCCAGGAATTACTCCCAGTGCTGGAACAGATTGTACAGCAGGGTGCTAAGCTCTTAATCATTGCTGAAGATGTTGAAGGCGAAGCTTTAACAACCTTAGTACTGAACAAATTAAGAGGAACCTTCAATTGTGTCGCTGTTAAAGCTCCTGGCTTCGGTGACAGAAGAAAAGCCATGTTACAGGATATCGCTGCTTTAACAGGCGGTCAGGTAATCTCAGAAGAAGTTGGCCTGGAACTGAAAAATGCCGACATGTCTATGTTAGGACGCGCGCGTCAGGTTAAGGTTGACAAGGACAATACCATTGTTGTTGACGGCCAGGGCGACCGTGCGGTTGTTGAAGAAAGAGTTGCTCAGATCAAGGCTCAGATCCCTGAAACCACATCTGATTACGACAAAGAAAAATTACAGGAACGTCTGGCTAAACTGGCTGGCGGTGTAGCTGTAATTCAGGTTGGCGCTGCTACCGAAGTAGAACTGAAAGAACGCAAATACCGCATCGAGGACGCATTAAACGCGACAAGAGCTGGTGTTGAAGAAGGTATGGTACCTGGTGGTGGATCTGCATTCATCGAAACCTTAGACAAGGTAGACGCTTTAATTGAAACACTGGAAGGCGACGAAAAAATCGGTGCGACAATCATCCGCCGTGCTATTGAAGAACCAGTTCGTCAGATTGCTGAAAACGCTGGTCTTGAAGGCTCTGTTATCGTCAATGAACTGCGTAACAAAGACGCTGGCGTTGGCTTCAATGCCGCTACAGGCGAATTCGTCAACATGATCGAAGCTGGCATCATCGACCCGACCAAGGTAACCCGTACAGCGATCCAGAATGCAGCCAGCATCTGCGCTATGTTCTTAACCACCGAAGTTGCTGTTGCCGATTTACCGGAAGAAGCAGCTCCTGCAATGCCACCAATGGGCGGCGGCGGAATGCCAATGATGTAA